The genomic DNA TATAAGAATTGTTCCCCAGGTCCTTACAAATGGTTTTGTAAAGATTTTGGAGAACAAGTTTCCAGAGGACATATCACCAAAAtagcatttatattattgggagtagtattgagcaccaatatggggatgagtctcaaaatcctcataaaccatgtatgccaacatgggtaaatgatcatactttttagatgattccttattgcctTTAAGCATAACTTAGTGGATCTACCCCGACAAGATATAGGATAGTTCTGACAGCGTATCATCAcctagctcatagtgatggttgtcggttagagaacatctcccaaataagagcaaagagtatgttattgtatttttatacattcgAGTAGACATTTACTAcgttaaaaaatttaatatcacatcttttattatttctttaatattggagttgagttgaggtgagtatctCTTCCCCGGTTATCAGTCCAACTTTGTATGTTTCAgttttccccttgcatgctcgtacattcaatgtactgacgtcattcgacctgcatcttttcatgatgcagatacaattattcagggtcatcaatcGACGCTTCATTGATACCATTAGCACTCCAGCTAGCTTTGGTGAACCTCTTTGCTTCTGGAGGGCTCCACatctttatcttttgttttgttAAGATGTCCTGATtcttgtcccaacatctatTGCaatatttagaggcttcatagacaatagtagttgagaagtctttttttctatttcctttgttgatgttttgagactttGAGTCGAATACTTATGTTTATTCAAGAAATTTCAAACATTCATTGAGTTATGTTGTTTTGAGACATTATGAGTTAACTTTTGGTAGTTGGAGTTCCTATTTtacttgagtaagtcttcctcTAAGTAAtcagccaagccaagggttcgcttgggggccagcgatgattctcgagtgccggccacgtccaggctgcaggctcggggcgtgacagtgaAGTTGACTTGGTGCATTGCAGTTGTGAAGAACAACAAGCTGATATTCTAACTAAGGCTTTTCCACCAGCAAGTTTGAGATTTGTACTTGAAGCTATATAAAATACAAGGCCTTCAACATTTGCAGGTTGGTTTTCCCAGCTTGGAAAAGCTATTTATTGTTAGGGCTAACAACATAAGTTTTCTATGCTCTCTCCAACTTCCAACTGCCTACTTCAGCAAACATGAAACATTGTATATATGGAGttgtagaaaattaagaaacttGACGTCTCCATTAATGGTAATGTATGTCAAGTATAAAAGTGCTGAACATTATAATTCTATTCCAATTGTCGATCCATTTATTTATGTTgggaatttaaaactaaaaatatttgaaaatcccCCTATGGTAGGTAGTAAAGATCTGAACAAGTGTGGCTGTAGttgaagagaagaaaaatatttacaaatcaTAGGGTAAATAAAGAATCACTTGCATTTTCTAATGATAAATCTGATCATGTAGAATAAGATACACATGTTGTTGAAATACCCAAATTAACACCAAACCAAAAACACACCATGTATTACATTAATTCCCACAAAATATGCTTCCACATTACAATCTAGCTATCCACTATAACCTTTTACATATAAAagcaatatatataattcaaatataattgtcTTGTTGTAGTTATACTTGGTGATGAACACTGCCAATATTTTCTAGAGGGAAGAGGGTTTCACTATAAGTACAAATGCTTTCAATCTGGCCAGGAAATTCTTGGACCTCAAAATGTCTCCAACTCTTATTCttcatatcataaaaataaaaaaccataACATTATCAAGACTTCTTGATGTTATGTGtattgcaaatacaatttcttCAGCACCATACTTGCGAATCGTAAATGGATGCACGTAAAACTCATTAGGTTCCCTTTCTAAAGGAAAATGAAGTATCTCATGTTTCTATTCTTCGTCTTCATCAAAAACCCATAGATAAATGTCGTTACAAAACCAATAATCACAATAATTCATGATTCCTAATTTTCCATTCACTTCTATTAGCATATTATCACAATCGCTAAACTTACGACATAATTCAATCGACATTGTGATACTGGTGAAAATTTCTGATTTAACATCAAACGCAACTATACAATAGTCCGGATCAAGGCTAACCCGATAGATAATCCCACTAATGCAAATTCCAGATATGTATCCTGCAATAGAAAAACCATGTTTGTCATATTTAATCATTTCTCTCCATGATTTATCTATGCCTAAAGTGAAAACCCATGCTCTTGATTCAATAGTCACAACAACTTTATACTTGTTTTCTTCAGGCTCAAAACTTATCGAACATATAAAGTCCTCGCCCTCATGAGGAACATCAGGAAGAAATCTTACTTCTCTAGTAGCGGGATTGCAAATGGCAATATACTTCAGATCCCATATACAAAACAACCCATTATCCGActcaaaatgataattataatcTAAACGAAAATTAATAATTCGATCATACAGCTTACTAAAATTGTCAATTTGATGATACTTGGTGGCATTTCCATCTTCTTCATCATGATGATCTTCTATAGCGTAACAAACATCGTCTACGCATGCAATCAACTTAGTATCACCACCATTGATCTTAGAATAATTGGATAAATGGAGATCCACAAAATTTGGTTCCAACACAATTGAATTATGAAATTTCGAAACACACCTAAAACAGATTAAAGACTTAACTGGAAGCCATGAGAAAATTTGGATGGTAATATCTTGAGGAATTTTGTCTTCTTCCATCTTTGACGGCTGAAGTTGTCCTAATTTTAGGTTAAATTGTTTGTTTAATAACTTCTTAAAATGCTATACTTAAGACTTAAGTCTTAATAGATATTTTCCTAATAGGGCCATAATCTTCTAAAGCCCAAGTCTACCAGTCAAAACGAGGACAATGTATCTGTCCatattattgatgtttcatGTATTTG from Solanum stenotomum isolate F172 unplaced genomic scaffold, ASM1918654v1 scaffold27104, whole genome shotgun sequence includes the following:
- the LOC125851566 gene encoding putative F-box protein At3g10240 → MEEDKIPQDITIQIFSWLPVKSLICFRCVSKFHNSIVLEPNFVDLHLSNYSKINGGDTKLIACVDDVCYAIEDHHDEEDGNATKYHQIDNFSKLYDRIINFRLDYNYHFESDNGLFCIWDLKYIAICNPATREVRFLPDVPHEGEDFICSISFEPEENKYKVVVTIESRAWVFTLGIDKSWREMIKYDKHGFSIAGYISGICISGIIYRVSLDPDYCIVAFDVKSEIFTSITMSIELCRKFSDCDNMLIEVNGKLGIMNYCDYWFCNDIYLWVFDEDEE